A genomic segment from Vicia villosa cultivar HV-30 ecotype Madison, WI unplaced genomic scaffold, Vvil1.0 ctg.000218F_1_1, whole genome shotgun sequence encodes:
- the LOC131625508 gene encoding uncharacterized protein LOC131625508, whose product MAGEAGMFMVQHTIGSVKCCKCGINMQPNAANMCVKCLRSEVDITEGLLKRLVLVHCPDCESYLQPPRTWVKLQLESKELLTFCLKRLQKNMNINKAKLVNAEFIWTEPHSKRVKVKVSVQKEVYHGAILEQSYLVEYVQQDHMCESCSKVAANPDQWVAAVQLRQHVSHRRTFFYLEQLILKHGAAARAVRIKQMDHGIDFYFTSRSHGNKFVEFIGKVSPIRSRSDKQLVSHDVKSSIYNYKYTFSVEISPICREDLICLPPKAAGPLGNIGPIVICTKVTNSIALLDPHTLKFGFLDADQYWRTSFKSLLTSRQLVEYIVLDIEPVSSEVIVGGTKYVLADAQVARVSDFGKNDIMFNIKTHLGHLLKPGDLALGYDLYSANTNDMELDNFRGHVPEVVLIKKSYEERRQKRRPKARAWKLKSLVMEVDEKVNEDKEASEYEQFLKDIEENPELRFNISLYQNKDYQPSEVASSVADGEELPSVPFNELLAELDDLELRDDDDDGGDDEEDKMAE is encoded by the coding sequence ATGGCTGGAGAAGCTGGTATGTTCATGGTTCAACATACAATTGGCAGTGTTAAGTGTTGCAAATGTGGGATTAACATGCAACCAAATGCTGCCAATATGTGCGTCAAGTGTTTGCGCTCCGAAGTCGATATTACCGAAGGCTTACTCAAGCGTCTCGTGCTTGTTCATTGCCCCGACTGCGAAAGCTACTTGCAGCCGCCACGAACTTGGGTCAAACTACAATTAGAATCAAAGGAGCTCTTGACATTCTGCTTGAAAAGGTTGCAGAAGAATATGAATATCAACAAAGCGAAGTTGGTTAATGCTGAGTTTATTTGGACGGAGCCACATTCCAAGAGGGTGAAAGTTAAGGTCAGTGTTCAGAAGGAGGTTTATCATGGCGCGATTCTGGAACAGTCTTATCTTGTTGAGTATGTTCAACAGGATCACATGTGTGAGTCTTGTTCGAAGGTTGCGGCGAATCCTGATCAGTGGGTTGCTGCTGTGCAGCTCAGGCAGCATGTGTCGCATAGGCGGACTTTCTTTTATTTGGAGCAGTTGATTCTGAAGCATGGTGCTGCTGCTCGTGCTGTCCGGATCAAGCAGATGGATCATGGTATTGATTTCTATTTCACTAGTCGAAGCCATGGGAACAAGTTTGTTGAGTTTATAGGGAAAGTGTCTCCTATAAGGAGTCGTAGCGATAAGCAGCTTGTTTCTCATGATGTTAAGAGtagtatttataattataaatacaCTTTCTCTGTTGAAATCAGTCCCATTTGTCGTGAGGATTTGATTTGTTTGCCTCCTAAAGCGGCTGGACCCTTGGGGAATATCGGTCCTATTGTGATTTGCACCAAGGTTACTAACAGCATTGCTTTGCTTGATCCGCATACACTGAAATTCGGTTTCTTAGATGCTGATCAGTATTGGAGGACATCCTTTAAGTCCTTACTTACTAGCAGACAGTTAGTGGAATATATTGTGTTGGATATTGAGCCGGTTTCATCTGAGGTTATTGTTGGTGGCACGAAATATGTTTTAGCTGATGCTCAAGTGGCTCGTGTGTCAGATTTCGGAAAGAATGACATAATGTTTAATATCAAAACTCACTTGGGCCATCTCTTAAAGCCTGGCGACTTAGCACTTGGTTATGACTTGTATAGTGCTAACACTAATGACATGGAGTTGGACAATTTCAGAGGTCATGTTCCTGAAGTGGTTTTGATAAAGAAGAGTTATGAAGAGAGACGACAGAAGCGACGCCCGAAGGCTCGTGCATGGAAGCTTAAGTCACTTGTGATGGAAGTTGATGAGAAGGTTAATGAAGATAAGGAGGCGTCTGAATATGAACAATTCTTGAAAGACATTGAAGAAAACCCTGAGTTACGGTTCAACATATCTTTATACCAAAATAAGGATTATCAGCCATCTGAGGTGGCATCTTCTGTAGCTGATGGTGAAGAGCTGCCTTCTGTTCCATTCAATGAGTTGCTGGCTGAGCTTGACGACCTTGAGTtgagagatgatgatgatgatggtggtgaTGATGAGGAAGATAAGATGGCAGAATAA